Proteins encoded by one window of Cannabis sativa cultivar Pink pepper isolate KNU-18-1 chromosome 4, ASM2916894v1, whole genome shotgun sequence:
- the LOC115712739 gene encoding uncharacterized protein LOC115712739, translated as MEGGEEGEEVSIEELASNLSTYKEQLLQVKQLLADDPGNSEYADMERELNEVIALTEELLETAKQNENSVSNVVTGASVDTSPDWNDKDSLSLSDHQEKFPVGTKVQAVWSEDGEWYDATIEAHTPIGYYVAYVEWGNKEEVDPDNIRPIQEGAVNALVEAEKVAEATKQAIKRKIAQAASVDFQSRTLPAKLRIEPDDPEDVKATKRKKIHAFKSKMRFEQLEVTQNKRQNAWQQFQTTKGKTKKVGFFSGRKRESIFKSPDDPFGKVGVTGSGKGLTDFQKREKHLHLKGGSGETDEQ; from the exons GTCAAGCAGCTGTTGGCTGATGATCCTGGAAACTCGGAATATGCTGACATGGAAAGGGAGCTCAATGAG GTAATTGCCTTAACGGAGGAACTGCTGGAAACTGCAAAGCAAAATGAGAATTCTGTATCCAATGTTGTGACTGGGGCAAGTGTTGATACATCTCCTGATTGGAATGATAAG GATTCACTAAGCCTTTCTGACCATCAAGAGAAGTTTCCTGTTGGCACAAAGGTGCAAGCTGTTTGGAGTGAAGATGGCGAATG GTATGATGCAACAATTGAGGCTCATACTCCAATTGGGTATTACGTTGCTTATGTTGAATGGGGCAATAAAGAAGAG GTGGATCCTGATAATATAAGGCCAATTCAAGAAGGCGCTGTGAATGCATTGGTGGAAGCAGAGAAGGTAGCTGAAGCTACAAAGCAAGCTATTAAGAGAAAAATTGCTCAAGCTGCTTCTGTTGACTTCCAATCTCGAACCTTGCCAGCTAAACTTCGTATAGAACCTGATGACCCCGAGGATGTG AAAGCAACCAAGCGAAAGAAGATACATGCTTTCAAATCAAAGATGCGGTTTGAGCAGCTTGAAGTTACACAAAATAAGCGCCAAAATGCTTGGCAGCAATTCCAGACAACAAAAGGCAAGACAAAGAAG GTTGGTTTCTTCTCTGGACGCAAGCGAGAGAGCATCTTTAAGTCTCCTGATGATCCGTTCGGTAAGGTTGGTGTGACTGGAAGTGGGAAGGGTTTAACAGACTTTCAGAAGAGAGAAAAGCATTTGCACCTTAAGGGCGGAAGCGGAGAGACAGATGAGCAGTAG